The Bombina bombina isolate aBomBom1 chromosome 9, aBomBom1.pri, whole genome shotgun sequence sequence tccttaatcatgaaacaatatgtttgggtatagtgtccctttaagggaagggggttgggatgtagtactttcacttacatgcagtggaaatccaaacctttacattctgcaagacatgatatatacacatgcaatggttggtgaggtactgtcaaacatcataatacatgtgaatgttacggtttactgtaattatgaataagtaacttacaggtgaagtattcctggatgacataatccctcacttcattccccctcagtgtccccctgtccacatcctcaggtacaggaaccagctgctgctgctgctctgggtcaatgtcccccaacaaacgtgtgtccacagcaatgttgtgtagaatacagcaagcattgacaatggaacacactttgttggggttatactgtagtgctccgcctgtaacatccagacacctgaacctggtttttaataggccaaagctcctttcaatgacattccttgttctttttttttttatttttttttatttttttttatttttggtcaacAAGTGGTACAGTGAGAAGAAATCAAAAGTACACCACGCAGGGTGTCATAACATAAAGTAACATAGAGCTGATAAAAATTGCATAATGCGGCAATAcatgtttatacagatatatgAATACAACAGTATACAATGTACGTAATATAGTAAGATCAGCACCTGTTTCCAGTGCCTCCTAAAAATGCTCTAGCGTCATTACTCTCTGGTACCACactgttggaatttttttttttatttattcaaacctAGAAGCTAACGAAGCTTATGGAAAGGGTCAAAGCCTATATCTCCAGTGTCCATATTTGGTTATGTGCTTCGTTCCACATAACACCTTTCCAAATGCTCCGAGCCCTTAATAACTATCCACATTTAACACGCTAACATTTAACAATTAACCATTAACTTTGATAGTTGATCACAAACCTGGTGCCGCAAGGGAGGACGGGGGAGAGCCAGGAACCTGGGGTGAGGAAGgaagagggggtggggggggggagagagagagagaaaaaaaaaaaaaaaattctgattcagAACAGCATTACCTCTAGAGAGTCGTCGCCCACCGTGTTTTGCCTCCCCTCTCTTAGATTCATTTGTAACATTGTCTCCAAATGGGCAAAAGGTTTCAGAATCTGATTCTGTATGTGTGGATCTAATGTGTCTATGTGTATTTTCCACTTCTGAAGAAAGGGGCGCAGTCTACGTGTTGTATCTAACCTAACGTCACACTGCTCGACGAAAAGCTGTTTGAGTAGTAGATGTTTTAGTTGTGCTATTGTCGGGGCTTGTCTGTTGATCCATCTTTTGAGGATACATTGTCTAGCCAGTAGTGTGCATAGTGAAAGGAACCTGTGTGACCTCTTATGAGTATCATCCCATCTTAACAGAAATATTTCCGCTTCAGCAAGTGTTATCTCTATCTGATATGAACTCTTTAGCCAATATTGACATTGGCTCCAGAATCTCCTAATCTTTGGGTAGGCATAGAAATAGTGATGAAATGATGGCGCTGCTAACCCGCACTTAATGCAGTGGTTAGGGATCCGCCGATCCCACTttgagagtctgtgtggtgtgataTAGTCCATGTGTAAGATTCTAATCTGCGTTTCCCTTTGCGATATCGCTAGTGTAGCTTGCCTGGTGTGTTCTAAGCTTTCTTTTATGTCTTGTACTGTCAAGTCCAGGAAGCAGTTGTCTCTGTACCTTGACATCATATTTGCCAAGATCAGAGGTTCTTTCTGCTGTAAGAGGCGTGTGTATATATGAGAGAGCGAGAATAATCCCACTCGGAATAATGTCTGCGTAATTGCAAAAGGCGGTGATCCCCAAAACTCAGCATTGGAGGTTTGTAATGAACCCACATAATGCCTAAGCTGCAGATAAGCATAAAAGTGCTTATTCGAAAGTTGAAACTTGGTTTTTAGTTCCTGAAATGATCGCACTGTGTGTTGTAGGGGGTCTAATGCATCCCCAATTACCTTTAGGCCAGCTTTTTTCCAATCTCGGAAGGGTTCCTGATCTAATCCAGCCGGAAAGTCTGGGTTCCCCACTATGGGGATGAATTTGGGGGGGGGAGAGTCAATCTTCAAATATTTATGTATCTTGTGCCAAGCCCTTAATGGGTCTTTGTATGTTATGTTAGTAAGAATTTCCTCTGGGAGTGTCTGTCCACTTCCATATGGAAGGTACGCCAACGAAGTTGGCGCGACTATTGCTTCCTCAAGCTTGTCATCTCCGAAGTGCCCTGTGCCCATTTGCCAATCCAATACTAGTCTAGCCAGAGCTGCCCAGTTATATAGTTTTAAGTTCGGGAGGCCTAGCCCCCCTGCCGAGTATGGGAGCTGGAGTTTTTCCAACGCTATTCTCGGTTTGCCTTTTTTCCATATAAATTGAGATATTGCCCTGGTAAGTACCCGTAAATCCGTTTGAGTCAATAGAAATGGTAACATGAGCATTGGGTAAAGTATTTTGGGTAGTATTGTCATTTTGACTAAATTGACCCGGCCCGACAGTCCCAATGGGAAGTTGAGCCAGTTGGATAGCTGAGAGGATAACTGAACGCATTTTTCCGTGATATTCAATCTGTAAATTTGCGAGGGGTCTCTATGTAGGTGTATGCCTAAATATGTTAAGCCTTCAGTCGCCTCCACAAACGGGAAGCTATGCTTTGAGAATGGGTGTCTGCAAAGCCACAATATCTCGGACTTCGAGGTGTTAATCTTATACCCAGAGAAGCCTCCAAATTCCTTTATTATTTGGAGTATGATGGGGACGTGAGTTTGGGGGGATTCCACGAACAGTaacatgtcatccgcgtatagtgcTATATGAAGAGGGATGCCTTTAATCACGATACCTGGAAAAACCTGTCTGAGCCTTATGGCTAGTGGTTCCAACGCCAGATTAAATATcaatggggacaggggacacccctgtctggtgcccctttgTAATTGGAAGTCGCTGGAAAAGAGACCATTAACAAGGATCCTAGCTACCGGCGAGTCGTAAATTTTCCCAAGCGCATCCAAAAACGGGCCCTCAAACCCAAATCTGTGTAATGTGTCTATCAGATggggccattccactctgtcgaaggccttctctgcgtccagggacagcaggaaggcctccgggcgGGTCTCCCCAGCATCACATCTCCCCGACCTCCAGTAATGGTCTATAACCTGTAGCACTCTGCGGAGATTTACCACCGATGTGCGTTTATATATGAAGCCCGTCTGGTCCGGGTGGATCAGATCTGGCAGTATGGTCTTAAGCCTGTTTGCCATGATTTTTGTGAACAGCTTATAGTCCACATTCAAGAGcgagatgggtctataagattctgGCAATGAATGATCCTTGCCAGGTTTGGGTATAAGCGTGATGTGGGCTGCCGTGAAATTCTTAGAGGGGCGCGCGTCTGTGAGAAGAAACGAGTTAAATAACTTAGTGAGTGTAATAGACACTTGTGGATGCAAAACTTTATAAAACTCGGGGGGCAGCCCATCCGGGCCAGGTGCTTTGCCCCCAGGTAGGTCTCTTATGGTGCTAGACAATTCGTCTTGCGTAATCGGGGCATTCATTTTATCTAATTGGTCTGAAGTAATCTGTGGTAGTCTTATCGAGGCCCAGAATTGAGCTAATTTGTCGCCCGGTGTCGGGGTTTGTTTAGTATATAACTGTGAGTAGTATTGTTCAAAGCATCGCACTATGTCTTCAGACTTAGTGTGTGATCTATCTTTCCAGCGTAGAGCTGCAATTTTAACTTTCGCTGTTTGCACCTTAGTCAACGTAGCCAATAATTTGCCCGCCCGTCCCCCAAACCTGTAGAATTTACCCGCGGTTTTCAATAATCCTGATGCGGCTTGTTGTTTTATGAAGGATTCTAGCTCATTTTTTGCGGCTATATATCGGTCATACTGTATTTTCGAGTTAGACTGGAGGTATGAGTGATAAGTCTGTCCCAGCTGCTTTTGTAATGTTCTGTGTCTGTGTTGGGTTTTATATTTTACTTGTGCAGCATATGAGATGATCTTCCCTGCCAATACTGTCTTGGCTGCCTCCCAGAATAGTTTTACATTATCTATATGAGCGGCATTATCCGTCACATAGTCTGTCCATGAGTGTTGTAGGAATTTAATGAAAGTTTCAGATTTTGTTAGGTATGTGGGAAACCGGAGTGTATTTCTGTTTGTGTAGTGATCTGCAGAACCCAGTGTCAACTCTACTGGCGCGTGGTCTGAGATTAATATCTCATGTATTTTGCAGTCTTGCACCTGTTCAGCTAATTTATTGTCAACTAACAGTATATCTATTCGTGATAGGGTGTGTTTGGCTTTCGAAAGACATGTGTATTCCTTACCTTCCGGGTTGTACAATCTCCATATATCACAGGTATTGATATCTGattcaaacattttaaatattttcgaTTCATATTTTGCTTTATAGTTTTTTTGGGGATCTCTAACTCTAAGAGTCTCTAACCATTGCCTGTCTAGAGTGTGTGTAGGGgagatattaaaatccccccccactATCAGCTTGGATCCTATATACGGTGCTagattttttattaattctttCCAAAACCTGAAATCTCTGTGGTTGGGTGCATATAAGTTACAGAATACATAGTCTATAGAGTCTACTGTCGCTTCCACTATCATGTATCTATCGCTAGAATCTAAATAGGTGTGTTTAATATCGACCTTCACTCTTTTCCCAAACGCTATAGCTAATCCTCTACTGGCCCTAGTGTGTGACAAAAAGACCACGTGTCCTATCCATTCCCTTTGTAATTTTTGGTGCTCTATGTCTagtaaatgtgtctcttgaagcatTGCGACGTCGGTGTTTATTTTCCTAAGGTGGTTAAGGACTGCCTTGCGTTTAATTGGTGTGTTGAGGCCTCCCACGTTCCATGTTACTATTCTAAGTGGCATACGTGCAAGTGTGTAGTATGCAGTGTGCAAGaagaattaggaaaaaaaaaaaaaaaaaaaagggggggggggcactcgGGAGTAAGGAGGGGCGAGGGCAAAGGAAGGTCGGAGGGTTCAAACTCTTATCAAACAGTGTGAAAAACAGGTTGACAGAACATCTCATAATACAAACATCGCTATACCACATTTGATTGAGTGATGCAAAAACTCTTCTCTGTCTGAACCTTGTGGTGACTTTCAGTATTGGACTGTCTTTCCTGTATGTTATTATGACTGTAGCTTTGACAGAGCTGGGGAATCTATGTAAGCCCTGTAGTTTTAGCTGTAATGATATGTTCAAGCTTCCCTTCAACTGGGCCATTAAGAGGTGTAGATGTGTTATCCCTCCGCTTGCTATGTGCTTTGCTTTCCTTGGTGTCATCTTTCCTTTCAGTGTCTGTCTCATAGCTGTTTCCCTGCCAGAATAGGTAGGCGAAAGTTTGTTTCCGTTAGTTATACAGAGGGTCTGTGTCTGTTTAAAAACTGTGTAGCCTAGGATATTAGTGATGTTGGGATGCTTAGGATTTCCCCATCTCTGCCGACCAAGGATGTCTAGATTCCCTGGCCGGTATCTCCCCCACCTCCCCCAGCCCCGCTGTGTGTCCTCCTTAGTCagctttaaaattgtgttttccagATGGTTCCCCCCGCCTAAGTAAGAAAGGTCTCTGTGTATGTGGTTTCCTGTCAGCAAACATTCAGAattgcataaaaaacataaaatggcatatctaaacattaatataaacatattaacccagctTGTAGTAATCATTTTGCTCTTCACAACAGCAGTCAAATATAGCTGCCATGTTCTTAGAGAACAATTGAAAACATTGCAaccaataattattaaaaatatgatTGGTGAAATACATAACATATAACTGTGATACATTATAAAGTGGAACAACTTTACCCTGGGGGTCTGGGATAATCCCCCTCTATACCAGTCCACTTTCGTGGCCCAAAGGCCTCCATCTTCCCAGCAACCATGACTTAACCAGTCCTGTATAGCCATTCAAAAAAACTTTAGTGATTTTCGTAAAGCTGTCAACTGCTCCTAGAGCAGGGAGAGTAGTAGTAAGCTGTGATGTCATCTTCCTTCTGAGTGTTGACCCTGTTCTGTAGCTAGATAACTCTTCAGAGCTTGTGGTGAGTGGAAGAATTTGACTCCATGCGATGTTTGCAATCTCAGTTTAGCCGGGAACAGTAAGGCTACCTGTCTCCCTTGCTCGTGAAGCTGAGAGCACAGTGGAGCAAACTCTTTTCTCTGCTTGGTTACCTCCATGGAGTAATCTTGAAATAGAAGAAGTTTTGAATCTTCATAAAGAATTTCTTTGCGGGCCCTATAGGCCCTTAGGATTTTGATTTTCTCCTGGAAATTTAGGCATTTAAATATAACCTGTCTGGGTTTGTCTTTGGCTTGATCTAGGCCTCTCTCCGGGCCTATGCGGTGCGCTCTCTCTACATCTATTGGCAATATATCAGGGTGGATGCCAAGGAGCTTAGGAAAGGTTAACGCCGTAAATTCTAAGAGGTCTTTGCCTTTGATGCGTTCTGGGACCCCAACTAGCCGTAGGTTGTTGCGCCTACTCCTGTTTTCCAAGTCATCAACACGCTCCTGAAGCAGTTGTGATTTCTTTACTAGTTGTTTAATTGTTGCATCTGCTGTCACTTGTCTGTCTTCTACATCTGAGATGCGAGTTTCAGCTGCATTTATTCTGGAGGCAAATTGACGTACCTCGCATGTAAGTGTATCAACTCCCGTTTGCAGGGAGTCCATTTTGGGGAGGAAGAATGACTTTAACTCCTGCAGCAAAGCATTATGATCAAGTCCTGTGGGTGCCCCCTGATCCAATGTATCTGACATTTCTGCATGGACCTCTGCAGGGTGTCTGAGCTGTTTTTTATATTCAGCGTTCTTTGtcctgtgtgacatgtctgtgactGCAGGCATGgagagtttgtgaaaaaatttatcaACTTTCATCGAAATTTAGGGTTTTATTAACACTttggtgtgtctctgtgtgtgtttagtTGCACACTGCGTTGTGCGTTGCGTTGTGGAGGCTGTGGGGACAGTTAGCTGATTAAACGGCtttgttctttctcttttcttttctaaaGAGGTGGGGAGAGACCAAGCTGTTAAGAAGTAGGAGAGGAAAGTTATTTACTCTTAAGACTGTAATATCTTTTAATTCCCCCCTAAAGGCAggatgtattgtccctttaatataagttttcTTTTATCCTCCACCTTCAGCGCTCCCAATAAAATGTGGTTTGTCGCCTTGGTGGCGATTTGTCTGCTCTTGGTGTAGGGGAACACGTGGGTGCCGTTATCTCAAACCACTCTGAATGTGTTGCGGTGcggatttaaaacattaaaagtctCTGCGTCTATTTTCTCTGATATGTTCACTCTTATGTTAGTTTCCCAGCTCTTTTTAATTATCCCCCGCTCTCTTTGGATAGCTCCGTGGAGGTTGTATAAGCCTTTCTTCCAGGCCTCCCCCCTGAAAACTCTCCCCACTGATCAAAGTTCACTTCTATGTACGGAGTGTCTCCTGCTCTATCGCTGAGGCTGTTTTATAGTATAAGTCCCCTTTAAAGGTCTAGCTCGTGATTACCTGAGCAGTATGAGGGTAAGCCTGCAGGCGTAGTTAATGCTCTGTGTCCCGGAGTGATCCCAGTATGATGGGGGTAGAGCCAATATGGCGGTGCGCGTAAGTGTGGCGCTTTATCTTTTCCAGGTCTCCCGGTCGCTAGATCCGATGTAGCGATCTGCACACTGGTGATATAGGTCGGCGAAGCTTCTTGCTACCCGACAGTGTTTGAAAGTGTGGGGCTAGGCAGGTATTAGAGGTTTGTTAGGCTAAACCGTAACTTCAGTTTACGGAGCTCTGTTGAGATGCGACTGCCTGGTgagcccgcctaccggaagtctcgacattccttgttcttatgtgtgcctcctggtacctgagttgtggctctgtaatggggtgcaccaagggggttaatagccatggtctgcagccgtaccctgcgtcacctgtcatgtaacatatgtgtttggattactacaggtacatcatgtgctttaaaaagGGTCACAACATGAATCACAGATAAAAGATACATTTCAGCAAaatattaatggaagtaatcaggatagttaattaaaattaaaaggcctatctgaataatggaagagagatttatactagactgtccatttaataagaacctgcaattgtgagcagcttgataattaacttttattacattaggaataccccccagtcgatagaagccttgtttaagacggttccattcctggggggtatgggggaaatgaatgtatcgttgtgtctggttatctagagcagtcagaacctcccctagaatcctggagaaggtagactgcgctaggccagacacaagcccctctgttgactggtatgagccagttgccaggaagtgtacaacacacaacagcttctgcataccagtcagagctcggttcctatacgcttgagggtcaatttcatccttcaacacctcatataggttaatgaggcttgcagatgtcaagcgatatttttccctgacctccacttctgtcatcccaaacagggtgaccctaaccctgtgtacccttggtgctcttcccctctgctgatgccttcgtcttataggccctgctggcctatgggcagctgcagcaacagcagcatggggagcaccaggaacagggacaacagcaggaggatcagggagggcagcagcagcagctggagcagggacagctacagcaccatgaccagggacctcagcagcagggataccatccaaaactggggcttgtaggggttccagcaccccttgtgccccacgatgctgtctcactctaaatgctatatactgcaagggaaacatggtggctaatgagggtgtgcatttgcaggtgttttaaggttgcaggtgaggggttgtgctgtttgtgattggtttgacacacttgcaggggcaggaataataaatgcttttaagaggttaactatttgtgaacaagctgctgctatgtatattgttaggcatgcatttgttaggccttctgagagttacgttggtttctaagtcagtgcaagggtacctgcgccttcaatttgtggcgagctgagaatggcgtagatttagaaaaatctgcgcgcgtaagtccttacgccgtatataggatagcaaattgcgcgtgttttatatgtcagtctatgggccaaaaaactacgggcgacgccagaaatctacgcgcgtaacttctagcttacgccgtatataggataccaaatccgcgcaattcttggcgtcgccggattttgcgggcgacgatttttatcggatcgacccccaactgtattctatacaaatacagtactgaacattattaagtgtaaaagatgaattgttgcatcaactttgttcacaattactgtaatacagtaaacattttaaagttCAGTACTGTATAGTGTGTGTTATGTTTTTTGTATCCAatccagtactgtactttaaaatgtttgtagctgCAATTGGAGACAGTGTTTACATAGATTACTTTTTTAATCAAGTtcaatactgtactttaaaatgtttgtactgtaCTGTTGCTGGAGAGGTCTTGCTTGAAGGTCCGGATACAGAATGATCTGGAACAGGCCAGTGTGTTCTAAAACAGGAAAATACAGTAGTTAGTCATCAGAAATAATGATCATAAACAAAACATTCAACAGTACTGTTAAATAATGTACATTACTGTACTAAaaaacagtacagtactgtacagggagtgcagaattattaggcaagttgtatttttgaggattaattttattattgaacaacaaccatgttctcaatgaacccaaaaaactcattaatatcaaagctgaatagttttggaagtagtttttagtttgtttttagttatagctattttagggggatatctgtgtgtgcaggtgactattactgtgcataattattaggcaacttaacaaaaaacaaatatatacccatttcaattatttatttttaccagtgaaaccaatataacatctcaacattcacaaatatacatttctgacattcaaaaacaaaacaaaaacaaatcagtgaccaatatagccacctttctttgcaaggacactcaaaagcctgccatccatggattctgtcagtgttttgatctgttcaccatcaacattgcgtgcagcagcaaccacagcctcccagacactgttcagagaggtgtactgttttccctccttgtaaatctcacatttgatgatggaccacaggttctcaatggggttcagatcaggtgaacaaggaggccatgtcattagattttcttcttttataccctttcttgccagccacgctgtggagtacttggacgcgtgtgatggagcattgtcctgcatgaaaatcatgtttttcttgaaggatgcagacttcttcctgtaccactgcttgaagaaggtgtcttccagaaactggcagtaggactgggagttgagcttgactccatcctcaacccgaaaaggccccacaagctcatctttgatgataccagcccaaaccagtactcaacctccaccttgctggcgtctgagtcggactggagctctctgccctttaccaatccagccacgggcccatccatctggcccatcaagactcactctcatttcatcagtccataaaaccttagaaaaatcagtcttgagatatttcttggcccagtcttgacgtttcagcttgtgtgtcttgttcagtggtggtcgtctttcagcctttcttaccttggtcatgtctctgagtattgcacaccttgtgcttttgggcactccagtgatgttgcagctctgaaatatggccaaactggtggcaagtggcatcttggcagctgcacgcttgacttttctcagttcatgggcagttattttgcgccttggtttttccacacgcttcttgcgaccctgttgactattttgaatgaaacgcttgattgttcgatgatcacgcttcagaagctttgcaattttaagagtgctgcatccctctgcaagatatctcactatttttgacttttctgagcctgtcaagtccttcttttgacccattttgccaaaggaaaggaagttgcctaataattatgcacacctgatatagggtgttgatgtcattagaccacaccccttctcattacagagatgcacatcatctaatatgcttaattggtagtaggctttcgagcctatacagcttggagtaagacaacatgcataaagaggatgatgtggtcaaaatactcatttgcctaataattctgcactccctgtatttaagctttacatactcttatacagtactgtactgtatttagatagtgttctacagttactgtctactgtatgtttttactgtacatacctTTATTGGTTTACTTGTCCCCACATTCCCAATAATGTTGCTTGTTTTCTTGGGGCATTGGTTAtccttttttcaattaaatgtctAGTGGATGTTATTGGTTCTAGAAGCTCCGGGCAGTTATTAAATAATGCAAACTCCTGCAACTGGTGAACTTTCTCTAGAGCATCTTGGTAGCTTTTAATCAATGGCTCACTGGGAATTTCTGTGGTTTCAGCACTTTGATCGTCATCCATGTTCTCATCACTGTCTTGTTGTTGATCTAAAAGTTCCACAGCATTTGTTAATGTGCTTTCCGTCGCAAGTTCTTTGTCTATGTCAATGTAACGGTCTATTTCACTGTCAACAAGACCTCCTTGCTGGAATAATGAACAAATATCATTGTTTTCTTCTACAGTCACCTGTATTATTTCTGGAAATTCTTCATTATCGTTCCTGTTTGAATTAGAGAAACcagcttttacaaagcacttgcaaatggtatcagcagaaatagccttgcatgccatagaaatccagttgacagcatcaaGGACTGTTATGGACTTGGCAAGCTGGTGTACATTTTGTGTGGTAGAAATGTTTGCAACCAAGGACTGTAGCAATAATTTTCTATAGTGTGTCTTCATCGTGAAGATAACACCTTGGTCCATTGGCTGTGTTACGCTTGTTGTGTTTGCAGGGAACCAGGCTAATTTTACATTGCTAAGTTTCAGATGCGGATGGCAGGTAGCGTTATCCAAAAACAGGATGACTTTATGACCTTCTCTCTTCATTTTTCTGTCAAAAATCTTGAGCCATTCAGAGATTAGTTCTGCTGTCATCCAGGCTTTTTTATTTGCACGCCAAATAACGGGAAGCTGTGTAGTGTCTATGTTTTTGAAGCAACGTGGCTTTGCTGccttaccaatcacaagaggcttctccAATCTCCCATCCATGTTTCCACAGAGGAACACCGTCAATCTTTCCTTGGATAACTTTCCGCCTGTGCATTTTTCACGTTTAACAGCCAGAGTTTTTGAAGGTAGCAACCTAAAGAATAGGCCAGTTTCATCGCCATTGTAAATATCTTTTGTAGCGTATGGTTCCTTAAGCATTTTGAGCTTTTCTTCCCATTGGCTAGCAGTTGCTTGATCTACATCATTTGCTTCTCCACATATTTCATTCCATACAATGCAATGCctccttttaaaactttccaaCCAGCCATTAGATGCCTTAAAATCTGTTTTGCCTAATTCTTTGGCTAGTTCGAGGGCTTGTGTTTGTAGTATAGGAC is a genomic window containing:
- the LOC128640486 gene encoding tigger transposable element-derived protein 4-like, producing MAPRKCNTLTLAAKVKVIEAYTKDKLSVKQCVEKFKCGKTQIYEAIKNKEKIMEEWLAGNGEVKRKAKATGNEDLNKLLWEWFVAARSKNLPISGPILQTQALELAKELGKTDFKASNGWLESFKRRHCIVWNEICGEANDVDQATASQWEEKLKMLKEPYATKDIYNGDETGLFFRLLPSKTLAVKREKCTGGKLSKERLTVFLCGNMDGRLEKPLVIGKAAKPRCFKNIDTTQLPVIWRANKKAWMTAELISEWLKIFDRKMKREGHKVILFLDNATCHPHLKLSNVKLAWFPANTTSVTQPMDQGVIFTMKTHYRKLLLQSLVANISTTQNVHQLAKNDNEEFPEIIQVTVEENNDICSLFQQGGLVDSEIDRYIDIDKELATESTLTNAVELLDQQQDSDENMDDDQSAETTEIPSEPLIKSYQDALEKVHQLQEFALFNNCPELLEPITSTRHLIEKRITNAPRKQATLLGMWGQVNQ